The following are encoded in a window of Phragmites australis chromosome 22, lpPhrAust1.1, whole genome shotgun sequence genomic DNA:
- the LOC133904318 gene encoding B3 domain-containing protein LOC_Os12g40080-like isoform X1, with product MNSGGFQKSIKSCIVLPTGCNMTSEQKAKVISLQQKIQPKNPFYITAMDKTSVAGGFLAISKNYGMKHLVDENGTIKLSQLDGSKRWTIDLDINTDGCFALSTGWMDFIRDNNLQEGDICIFQPSRSRNGVVLIFHPLEESRCPQPPGYVPYARSPRHGVPMPPYMLPRFTSLNDQQKSKVDQEVRAIQSEIPICVIVMQNSNITCRSCILQFGSEYARCNQAMRLRLPNKDHTWEAALKGRRHALGRGWRQFVEDNRLKLGDICHFRLIKDKKQITMIVHIIRKTAV from the exons ATGAATTCAGGTGGCTTCCAGAAGTCAATCAAGTCGTGCATTGTCTTACCAACAGGGTGCAATATGACGAGCGAGCAGAAAGCTAAAGTTATTTCCCTTCAGCAGAAAATTCAACCTAAAAACCCATTTTACATCACAGCCATGGATAAGACAAGTGTGGCTGGTGGATTTCTG GCCATCTCCAAGAATTATGGCATGAAACACCTCGTAGACGAAAATGGGACCATCAAACTTTCTCAGCTTGATGGTAGCAAGAGATGGACCATCGATTTGGACATTAACACTGATGGTTGCTTCGCTCTTTCTACTGGCTGGATGGACTTCATTCGTGACAATAATTTGCAGGAAGGTGATATCTGCATATTTCAACCATCGAGGAGCAGGAATGGAGTGGTATTGATATTTCATCCTCTTGAAGAAAGCCGCTGCCCACAGCCACCAG GATATGTCCCTTACGCCAGGAGCCCTAGGCATGGAGTTCCTATGCCTCCATACATGTTACCGCGATTCACCTCTCTAAATGATCAGCAGAAGAGTAAAGTAGACCAGGAAGTTCGAGCTATTCAGTCTGAGATCCCCATTTGTGTCATCGTCATGCAGAATAGCAACATTACCTGCAGGTCGTGCATTCTG CAATTCGGTTCGGAGTATGCAAGATGTAACCAGGCTATGAGGCTTCGGCTTCCCAACAAGGACCATACATGGGAAGCTGCACTCAAGGGTAGAAGACATGCCCTTGGTCGAGGCTGGAGGCAATTTGTGGAAGACAACAGACTGAAACTAGGCGACATCTGCCACTTTCGGCTGATTAAAGACAAGAAGCAGATTACGATGATCGTCCACATCATTCGGAAAACAGCAGTGTAG
- the LOC133904318 gene encoding B3 domain-containing protein LOC_Os12g40080-like isoform X2: MNSGGFQKSIKSCIVLPTGCNMTSEQKAKVISLQQKIQPKNPFYITAMDKTSVAGGFLEGDICIFQPSRSRNGVVLIFHPLEESRCPQPPGYVPYARSPRHGVPMPPYMLPRFTSLNDQQKSKVDQEVRAIQSEIPICVIVMQNSNITCRSCILQFGSEYARCNQAMRLRLPNKDHTWEAALKGRRHALGRGWRQFVEDNRLKLGDICHFRLIKDKKQITMIVHIIRKTAV; the protein is encoded by the exons ATGAATTCAGGTGGCTTCCAGAAGTCAATCAAGTCGTGCATTGTCTTACCAACAGGGTGCAATATGACGAGCGAGCAGAAAGCTAAAGTTATTTCCCTTCAGCAGAAAATTCAACCTAAAAACCCATTTTACATCACAGCCATGGATAAGACAAGTGTGGCTGGTGGATTTCTG GAAGGTGATATCTGCATATTTCAACCATCGAGGAGCAGGAATGGAGTGGTATTGATATTTCATCCTCTTGAAGAAAGCCGCTGCCCACAGCCACCAG GATATGTCCCTTACGCCAGGAGCCCTAGGCATGGAGTTCCTATGCCTCCATACATGTTACCGCGATTCACCTCTCTAAATGATCAGCAGAAGAGTAAAGTAGACCAGGAAGTTCGAGCTATTCAGTCTGAGATCCCCATTTGTGTCATCGTCATGCAGAATAGCAACATTACCTGCAGGTCGTGCATTCTG CAATTCGGTTCGGAGTATGCAAGATGTAACCAGGCTATGAGGCTTCGGCTTCCCAACAAGGACCATACATGGGAAGCTGCACTCAAGGGTAGAAGACATGCCCTTGGTCGAGGCTGGAGGCAATTTGTGGAAGACAACAGACTGAAACTAGGCGACATCTGCCACTTTCGGCTGATTAAAGACAAGAAGCAGATTACGATGATCGTCCACATCATTCGGAAAACAGCAGTGTAG